In the genome of Firmicutes bacterium HGW-Firmicutes-1, one region contains:
- the nagB gene encoding glucosamine-6-phosphate deaminase, translated as MTIFICQDYEEMSKKAANIVAAQLIIKPKSVLGLATGSTPAGMYEQLVKLYNQDDLDFSEVTTFNLDEYYPIQKTNEQSYYYYMRTNLFNHINVNDHSINIPNGETTNIQKECYDYDDAIYLHGGIDLQVLGIGNNGHIGFNEPDVRFESGTHLVKLDEETIKANARFFGSQEEVPTKAISMGIRTIMHSKKIVLLASGQSKAHIIEQMLLGDITPNVPASILQLHNEVTLILDKDAASNIFEKYN; from the coding sequence ATGACTATATTTATTTGCCAAGACTATGAGGAAATGAGTAAGAAAGCAGCAAATATTGTCGCAGCTCAGTTAATCATTAAACCAAAAAGTGTTTTAGGTTTGGCAACTGGATCAACCCCTGCTGGCATGTATGAACAATTGGTAAAGCTATACAATCAAGATGATCTTGATTTTAGTGAAGTCACAACCTTCAACCTTGACGAGTATTATCCAATTCAAAAAACAAATGAGCAGAGCTATTACTATTACATGAGAACCAATTTGTTTAATCATATCAATGTGAACGACCACAGCATCAACATCCCAAATGGAGAAACGACAAACATTCAGAAGGAATGTTATGATTATGACGATGCAATTTATTTACATGGCGGGATTGACCTTCAGGTGCTTGGAATTGGTAACAATGGACATATTGGCTTTAACGAACCTGATGTAAGATTTGAATCTGGAACTCATTTGGTGAAGCTTGATGAGGAAACCATTAAAGCGAATGCAAGATTCTTTGGTAGTCAGGAAGAAGTACCGACAAAAGCAATCAGCATGGGAATTAGAACCATTATGCATTCAAAGAAGATCGTGCTATTAGCTAGTGGACAATCAAAAGCGCACATCATTGAGCAAATGTTACTTGGTGATATTACGCCAAATGTTCCGGCATCTATATTGCAACTGCACAACGAGGTAACCCTTATTTTAGATAAAGATGCAGCTTCAAATATTTTCGAAAAGTACAACTAG